From the genome of Treponema denticola:
ACGGGTGCATCTTTTTCATTATAGTTTGTAATTAAAACAGGGGCTGCCTCTATTTCAGGCTGCAAGATACCGTTTATTTTTTTAAAATGTAACTGCATTATTATTGAGTCTCCCGTATATTCCCTGTAATAGGCCGGATCGGCATAGTTCACCTTCCACCTTTGACCCGAAATAAAATTTCCCATAGAGTACATAAAAAAGGCATTTTTTTTATGTGTGAGCAAAGAGTCAAGAGGTTCATTATTCTCTCCTTTATTGATTTGAATAATATCTTTTTTGGAATCATCGGTTAAGATTTCCACTTCGGAAAGCTCCCAATCCTGTAAAACATGGGGATGGTGAGCCCAAACTACATCTATTCCTGCTTGGGCTAAGGCCTTAAACCATGTCTTTTTACCTTCTAAAACCTTAAGGCCGTATTCCGCTTCGTTTAGATGAAGGGAAAGAATAAAAATATCGCAAGGATTTTCTTCCCTCATTTTTTTTATGGATAAAAGAAGTTTTTCCCTTCCTGCTTTTGAGGGTTCCGAGTAATAAAGCCTGTGCTTTGATTTGCCGTGAGAGTTGATAAGCTCCGTTATAGATAAAAATAAAATCTTCCAGCCTTTTTTTTCGATTAAGACAGGTTTAAAGTCTTCATCTTCTTTGTTTTTTAAACCGGAAGAAAAAAGTTCCTTATTTTTGTACTCTTCTTTTAAAGCATTAAAGCTTTTAATTGTGCCGTCAATTCCTTGAATGTCTTGATCGTTGGTGTGATTATTGGCAAAGGAAAAGACATCGAATCCCCCATCTATTGCAGCTTTAAGATAATCTTTATGTATATTAAAACATGGAAAAGTTGAAAGCGGTCTTTCCTCACATACCGGTGTTTCCACATTTCCGAATGTTACATCATCGTTTAAAAGAATCTCTCTGATATCATTATAGATTCGATTATAGTCTTTCATTTTAAAATTGATATCATGAGCCATAATGTCGCCTGAGAAACTTAAAACAAGTTCGCTTATATCATCTTTTTTTTCAGGTAATTTTGATTCGGAAATTTCGGTTGAATTACA
Proteins encoded in this window:
- a CDS encoding CapA family protein, producing the protein MKKNLKSYLFLFITAAFFILNSCNSTEISESKLPEKKDDISELVLSFSGDIMAHDINFKMKDYNRIYNDIREILLNDDVTFGNVETPVCEERPLSTFPCFNIHKDYLKAAIDGGFDVFSFANNHTNDQDIQGIDGTIKSFNALKEEYKNKELFSSGLKNKEDEDFKPVLIEKKGWKILFLSITELINSHGKSKHRLYYSEPSKAGREKLLLSIKKMREENPCDIFILSLHLNEAEYGLKVLEGKKTWFKALAQAGIDVVWAHHPHVLQDWELSEVEILTDDSKKDIIQINKGENNEPLDSLLTHKKNAFFMYSMGNFISGQRWKVNYADPAYYREYTGDSIIMQLHFKKINGILQPEIEAAPVLITNYNEKDAPVIKRFTQEWVETLPEKERAYYLKRLELMRAYLPKLK